A section of the Marinimicrobium koreense genome encodes:
- a CDS encoding DUF2931 family protein: MTKAEWLASESAPDEYPMKVISGTFLYPGEDHGLYIPDGKTVYHGWGMPVSTHVTGPDQKPLPDRLRITYYSYLEDQFYRGEFELPYETIVRSFNEGYSDHKTPAGHLTYRRITVGMAPGGNVAVWLVGIGKTTEVFFGKAEPIDYDWAKYWKDSFMNDHPEPREEYFEESLEEFLTPEQRKRLETEGIPFDKWERMRTHYHWQPEFFRMAGPDSPGTINYLNGELYHLRYPLTEEDAAKPRPLPKRMSFHSGKYLFIIHFDEDEMLSVFEKMAESDNPLYLDIAPGIPRSETAIRVRSQEDEHIDLEKFTVEEIN, encoded by the coding sequence ATGACCAAAGCGGAATGGTTGGCTTCTGAGTCAGCGCCAGATGAATACCCAATGAAAGTGATTTCCGGAACTTTTCTATATCCGGGCGAAGATCATGGACTTTACATCCCTGACGGTAAAACGGTCTATCACGGCTGGGGAATGCCCGTATCTACCCACGTGACCGGTCCGGATCAAAAGCCATTGCCGGATAGGTTGAGAATTACCTATTACTCCTACCTAGAAGATCAGTTCTACCGGGGTGAGTTTGAGCTCCCCTATGAAACCATCGTTCGGAGTTTTAACGAGGGGTACAGCGACCATAAAACACCTGCCGGTCATTTGACCTATCGGCGAATAACCGTGGGCATGGCACCTGGCGGCAACGTCGCAGTATGGCTCGTCGGTATTGGCAAAACCACCGAAGTATTTTTTGGGAAGGCTGAACCCATCGATTACGACTGGGCGAAGTACTGGAAAGACTCGTTCATGAATGACCATCCTGAGCCGAGAGAGGAGTACTTTGAGGAGTCATTGGAGGAGTTTCTCACGCCAGAGCAGCGAAAACGCCTCGAAACCGAAGGCATACCCTTCGACAAATGGGAGCGAATGCGCACCCACTACCATTGGCAGCCCGAGTTCTTCCGTATGGCGGGGCCGGATTCTCCGGGAACGATCAATTACCTCAACGGCGAGCTCTATCACTTACGCTACCCCCTCACCGAGGAAGACGCCGCCAAGCCCAGGCCCTTACCCAAGCGCATGAGTTTCCACAGCGGCAAGTATCTTTTCATCATCCATTTCGATGAGGACGAGATGTTGAGCGTGTTCGAAAAGATGGCTGAAAGCGATAACCCCCTCTATCTGGATATCGCACCCGGAATCCCCCGGTCAGAAACCGCCATCCGGGTGAGAAGTCAGGAAGATGAGCATATTGACCTTGAGAAGTTTACCGTGGAGGAGATCAATTAG
- a CDS encoding coiled-coil domain-containing protein translates to MQTLRNKKHIIVPVIIVTLIILGWSAVFDNMAKEFTNKGLLQAGAFFGTIRFLNAVVSMFQEVEISFIVTSLSIGQLLDPINDLVEYVSDGLKIAIGSYLLQRTIVEITSTALFNILFTVAGFGYIASFFLFAPGVKTLLFKVFMTALFLRFSVVLIMFATTAFSASFLDEKIESEKQKTTSLSAELDDSRRAAENVSEELLERITVDIAQVENEKEAVIGQIQPRQEAIRENRYALSKRESELRAIKQTLGVMDSLRGNDDVDRLRQEINELEIQNDRLAEEIDELNQRVDFLDEEIERAESHLYEESNGFLKMLGGGVGAAWDYISNLASGLVDSTMSALVLLLFKMLLLPIGFLYALLKGFKAIWGLELSEAGGAADQELRHTFEKNKVDR, encoded by the coding sequence ATGCAAACATTACGTAATAAAAAGCACATTATTGTTCCGGTCATCATCGTAACTCTGATTATCTTGGGTTGGAGCGCAGTGTTTGACAACATGGCGAAGGAATTCACCAACAAAGGCCTGCTCCAGGCTGGCGCATTTTTCGGCACGATTCGATTTCTTAATGCCGTAGTCTCCATGTTTCAGGAGGTGGAAATCAGCTTCATTGTTACCAGCCTCTCCATTGGTCAGCTGCTGGATCCCATCAATGATCTTGTAGAGTATGTATCGGATGGTTTGAAGATCGCCATTGGCTCGTATCTTTTGCAGCGCACTATAGTAGAGATCACGTCCACGGCGCTATTTAACATCCTTTTCACCGTTGCGGGTTTTGGCTATATAGCCAGCTTCTTCCTGTTCGCGCCAGGGGTGAAGACGTTGCTTTTTAAAGTTTTTATGACGGCATTGTTTTTACGTTTCTCTGTAGTATTGATCATGTTTGCAACGACCGCCTTCAGCGCCTCGTTTCTAGATGAGAAGATCGAAAGTGAAAAACAGAAAACCACGTCTCTTTCTGCGGAGTTGGATGATAGTCGTCGCGCGGCCGAGAACGTATCAGAGGAGTTGCTTGAACGCATTACCGTTGACATAGCACAGGTGGAAAACGAAAAGGAAGCCGTGATCGGCCAGATTCAGCCCAGGCAGGAGGCTATTAGGGAAAATCGCTACGCCCTCTCAAAGAGGGAAAGTGAGCTGAGGGCCATCAAACAGACGCTGGGTGTGATGGACTCGCTGAGAGGAAATGATGACGTTGATCGTCTTAGGCAAGAAATAAACGAGCTGGAGATCCAGAATGATCGTTTGGCTGAGGAAATTGACGAGCTGAACCAGCGAGTCGATTTTCTCGACGAAGAGATTGAGCGCGCAGAGAGCCATCTTTACGAGGAGAGCAACGGTTTTCTTAAGATGCTCGGCGGCGGAGTGGGGGCCGCCTGGGACTATATTTCAAACCTCGCCTCCGGCCTCGTGGACTCCACAATGTCAGCCTTGGTCTTGCTGTTGTTCAAAATGCTTCTGTTGCCCATCGGTTTTCTGTATGCATTATTAAAAGGCTTCAAGGCCATTTGGGGGCTTGAACTTTCAGAAGCTGGTGGTGCCGCTGATCAAGAGCTCCGACATACCTTTGAGAAGAACAAGGTTGACCGCTGA
- a CDS encoding CC0125/CC1285 family lipoprotein, with the protein MKKPIAALMMVLFISACAAPEVYLPASDGGYGYRESQIADNRYRVSFKMRGDTQFEAMDYALLRAAELTLIADYDWFVVADRQVDGENWESGSQVTASRTREVERRCGLLGCTTSSRPSMTYGAEINSGNRAESEVILEIRLGKGVRPTEVDSYDALEVRNNLRKRVN; encoded by the coding sequence ATGAAAAAGCCAATAGCAGCTTTGATGATGGTTCTGTTTATCAGCGCCTGTGCGGCACCCGAGGTTTACCTGCCCGCCTCAGACGGCGGCTACGGCTACCGGGAAAGCCAGATTGCCGATAACCGGTACCGTGTATCGTTCAAAATGCGCGGCGACACCCAGTTTGAAGCCATGGACTACGCCCTGCTACGCGCCGCCGAACTAACGTTGATAGCGGACTACGACTGGTTTGTTGTTGCCGACCGGCAAGTCGATGGTGAGAATTGGGAGTCAGGCAGTCAAGTAACCGCAAGCCGCACCCGGGAGGTGGAGCGCCGCTGCGGCTTGCTCGGCTGCACCACAAGCTCCCGCCCCTCCATGACTTACGGCGCCGAGATCAATTCGGGTAATAGGGCAGAGTCGGAAGTGATTCTGGAAATCCGTCTGGGCAAGGGCGTACGCCCCACCGAAGTCGACAGCTACGATGCCCTGGAAGTGCGGAACAATCTGCGCAAGCGTGTGAATTAG
- a CDS encoding S8 family serine peptidase — protein sequence MIANPRPARLTRLRALVLCLLGLSTVAQAQLGLPSAVTDRVDRSIDSVERVHRDSLPSDVTSALERRLTAALPEQLPDTLRPPAEPLDALPSRVPILDSRGVTLFMDVEVEDGWRAVQHEWLLMLAPGELALLEPLNVEILEQKRLPKLELEMVRFRVPARLDSYAALQNTLPADLAERLDRNHIYNPQTANPSSESAVRPRKPLCEQPVKVGMIDTAIATEHPGLINSRIVERNFLPDPEGTDEKGPPTGHGTAVAGLMVGIIDETPARLPGATLYNASVFYSRNQYAQGATMMHLVSGLEWLIGQEVSVINMSLTGPDNRVLATVMERLTAGDIAVVAAAGNEGPAAPPLYPAAYGGVIASTAVDADGQVYRWANRGEHIDFAGPGVSVRTTRGTGEFGHESGTSMAAPTVTAHVACALAKQLASSENVLQYLAGQAKDLGEAGRDPIFGHGLLQ from the coding sequence ATGATAGCCAACCCCCGACCTGCCAGACTGACCCGGTTGCGCGCGCTGGTGCTGTGCCTGCTGGGCCTCAGCACTGTCGCCCAAGCCCAACTGGGTTTGCCCTCCGCGGTGACCGACCGGGTGGACCGCTCCATTGATTCTGTAGAGCGCGTGCACCGGGATTCCCTTCCCTCCGATGTCACCAGCGCCCTGGAGCGCCGACTCACGGCCGCTTTGCCGGAGCAACTGCCAGACACCCTGCGCCCACCGGCAGAACCCCTGGATGCGCTTCCGAGCCGCGTGCCGATACTGGACTCCCGGGGCGTCACCCTGTTTATGGACGTGGAGGTGGAGGACGGCTGGCGAGCCGTGCAACACGAATGGCTGCTGATGCTCGCCCCCGGGGAACTGGCGTTGCTGGAGCCCCTGAATGTCGAGATTCTGGAGCAGAAACGCTTACCGAAGCTGGAGTTGGAGATGGTGCGCTTCCGGGTGCCGGCACGGCTGGACTCCTACGCCGCGCTACAAAACACCTTACCGGCCGACCTGGCCGAACGGCTGGACCGCAACCACATCTACAATCCCCAGACTGCCAACCCGTCATCGGAATCCGCCGTGCGACCGCGCAAGCCTCTGTGCGAACAGCCGGTGAAAGTGGGCATGATCGATACCGCCATCGCCACCGAACATCCGGGGCTGATCAACAGCCGCATCGTGGAACGGAACTTTTTACCGGACCCCGAGGGTACCGACGAAAAGGGCCCGCCCACCGGGCATGGCACGGCGGTAGCCGGGCTGATGGTGGGAATCATTGACGAGACGCCGGCGCGCTTGCCGGGGGCGACGCTCTATAACGCCTCGGTGTTCTACAGCCGCAACCAATACGCCCAGGGCGCCACCATGATGCATCTGGTGTCGGGTCTGGAATGGCTGATCGGGCAGGAAGTAAGCGTGATCAATATGAGCCTCACGGGGCCCGACAACCGAGTGCTCGCCACCGTAATGGAGCGCCTTACCGCTGGCGATATCGCCGTAGTCGCGGCAGCGGGTAATGAAGGCCCGGCAGCCCCGCCGCTTTACCCGGCGGCCTATGGTGGCGTGATCGCCAGTACCGCGGTAGATGCCGACGGGCAGGTGTATCGCTGGGCCAACCGTGGAGAGCATATCGATTTTGCCGGCCCCGGCGTGTCGGTACGCACCACCCGGGGCACTGGGGAGTTTGGTCATGAGAGCGGCACTTCCATGGCCGCTCCGACGGTGACCGCCCATGTGGCCTGTGCTTTGGCCAAGCAACTGGCCTCAAGTGAGAACGTGTTGCAATATCTGGCCGGGCAAGCGAAAGATCTTGGGGAGGCTGGCCGCGACCCGATTTTCGGTCACGGCCTGCTGCAATAA
- a CDS encoding AAA family ATPase — protein sequence MKLTRLRLDQLKQFRQPLEIRDLTDGINLFVGPNESGKSTLVRAIRAAFFERYKSSSVDDLQPWGDTSATPEIELEFDWQGEHWTLNKRFLGKKRCDLKVGSQHFSGEEAEEKLAEMLGYQFPGRGASKAEHWGIPGLLWVEQGAVQDIQGPVSHAGEHLQSALGQSLGEVASSGGDELIARVEKERAELLTTTGKETKDYKKVLEDYRHSRERLDALNQSVEQYRQQVDQLGVLIEQKQTIDAARPWEEQRRKADTAKTQLNEVQRWQSEQRQDQQALDNCRQSQAVYRQQLKDFENQQHQLTQRAEDKAKAEAQLQECRDRRPQLEKRRADAEKAYEQARSRREQARHQAERTRLQQQIDELADRQSQQADALKQATELQVALKKLHAQQPDKDIDPAALAQLKRTEQALSELVIRQKALATRLNYELEPEQSITVGDEAVTGEGETLLVEATELHIPGIGRLRIQPGGTDVADLLRQQEALQSEQANLQRRLDIESFEEGEQRAADSQRLAQAIKHEQARLDILAPKGVDALRTTAEQDGARLETLRAQWAQLPEVQADVTSEENAEADLEAARAELKRAEDALNQHQQQQGLAEQASANAHAEWDKLNAELQAPDRKAREEQANKELTELKAREHQLTTAIDARQKQIDAAQPEVLEQDIERFTKSANAMETQARERAQNIRDLQVRLEEQGAQGLEEKRDEEAQINQRLAQRRDELTRRAQALDLLLKLLKDKRQALTRQLQAPLQKHLNHYLKLLFPQAHLSVDENLMPTTLTRPQGTGEEQGDLPSLSYGAREQMGLISRLAYADLLREAGKPTLIILDDALVHSDSQRLDQMKRILFDAARRHQVLLFSCHPENWRDLGATPKDLQALKVGYSAPASGDRGAERGGAASSNC from the coding sequence ATGAAGTTGACCCGTCTGCGTCTCGACCAACTCAAACAGTTCCGCCAGCCCCTGGAGATTCGCGATCTCACCGACGGCATCAACCTGTTTGTCGGCCCCAACGAGTCTGGCAAAAGTACCCTGGTGCGCGCCATCCGAGCCGCCTTTTTCGAGCGCTACAAATCCAGCAGCGTGGACGACCTTCAGCCCTGGGGCGACACGTCGGCCACCCCGGAAATCGAGCTGGAATTCGACTGGCAGGGCGAGCACTGGACGCTCAACAAACGCTTCCTCGGCAAAAAACGCTGCGACCTCAAAGTCGGCAGCCAGCACTTCAGCGGCGAAGAGGCGGAAGAAAAACTGGCCGAAATGCTCGGCTATCAATTCCCCGGGCGCGGTGCCAGCAAAGCCGAACACTGGGGCATCCCCGGTCTCCTGTGGGTGGAGCAGGGCGCTGTGCAGGACATTCAGGGCCCGGTCAGTCACGCCGGGGAACACCTGCAATCGGCTCTGGGCCAAAGCCTGGGCGAAGTCGCCAGCAGCGGCGGCGACGAGCTGATCGCCCGCGTCGAAAAAGAACGCGCTGAACTGCTGACCACCACCGGCAAGGAAACCAAAGACTACAAAAAAGTACTGGAAGACTACCGACACAGCCGGGAACGCCTGGACGCTCTGAACCAGTCCGTCGAACAGTATCGCCAACAGGTGGATCAACTCGGCGTATTGATCGAACAAAAACAGACCATTGATGCCGCCCGCCCCTGGGAAGAGCAGCGTCGCAAAGCCGACACCGCAAAAACCCAACTGAACGAAGTCCAACGCTGGCAGAGCGAACAACGACAGGACCAGCAGGCACTGGACAACTGCCGCCAAAGCCAGGCGGTGTATCGCCAGCAACTCAAAGACTTTGAAAACCAGCAGCACCAACTGACCCAGCGCGCCGAGGACAAAGCCAAAGCCGAAGCCCAGTTGCAGGAATGCCGCGACCGTCGGCCACAATTGGAAAAACGCCGTGCCGACGCAGAAAAAGCCTACGAGCAGGCCCGGAGCCGGCGCGAGCAGGCTCGCCACCAGGCGGAACGCACCCGGCTGCAACAACAGATAGACGAACTGGCCGACCGCCAAAGCCAACAAGCGGACGCGCTCAAGCAGGCCACCGAACTGCAGGTGGCCTTGAAGAAGCTGCACGCGCAACAGCCCGACAAAGACATTGACCCGGCCGCACTGGCCCAATTGAAACGCACCGAGCAGGCGCTGTCGGAGCTGGTCATCCGCCAGAAAGCCCTCGCCACCCGCTTGAACTATGAGCTGGAACCGGAACAGTCCATCACCGTCGGTGACGAGGCCGTCACCGGCGAGGGTGAAACGCTTCTGGTGGAAGCGACAGAACTGCACATTCCGGGCATCGGTCGCTTACGCATTCAGCCCGGCGGCACCGACGTCGCCGATCTACTGCGCCAGCAGGAAGCCCTGCAATCAGAGCAGGCCAATTTACAGCGGCGTCTCGACATAGAGAGCTTCGAAGAGGGCGAGCAGCGCGCCGCCGACAGTCAGCGGCTGGCCCAAGCCATCAAGCACGAACAGGCGCGGCTGGACATCCTCGCCCCCAAAGGCGTCGACGCCTTACGCACGACCGCCGAGCAGGACGGCGCCCGCCTGGAAACACTGCGCGCACAGTGGGCGCAATTGCCCGAAGTGCAAGCGGACGTGACCTCGGAAGAAAACGCCGAGGCGGACCTGGAAGCGGCCCGCGCTGAACTCAAGCGAGCCGAGGACGCGCTCAACCAACACCAACAGCAACAGGGCCTGGCCGAGCAGGCCAGCGCCAACGCCCACGCCGAATGGGACAAACTCAACGCTGAACTGCAAGCGCCGGATCGCAAAGCGCGCGAAGAGCAAGCCAATAAGGAGCTGACCGAGCTCAAAGCCCGAGAGCACCAGCTCACCACCGCCATCGATGCCCGACAAAAGCAGATTGATGCCGCCCAGCCCGAAGTGCTTGAGCAAGACATCGAACGCTTTACAAAGTCCGCGAATGCAATGGAAACCCAGGCGCGGGAGCGGGCGCAAAACATCCGCGACCTGCAAGTCCGCCTGGAAGAGCAGGGCGCCCAGGGCTTGGAAGAAAAACGCGATGAAGAAGCGCAGATCAACCAACGCCTCGCCCAACGCCGGGATGAACTGACCCGCCGCGCCCAGGCGCTGGACCTGCTGCTCAAACTGCTCAAGGACAAACGCCAAGCTCTGACCCGCCAGTTGCAGGCGCCCCTGCAGAAACACCTGAACCACTACCTGAAGCTGCTGTTTCCCCAGGCCCACCTGAGTGTGGATGAAAACCTCATGCCCACCACCCTGACGCGCCCCCAGGGCACGGGAGAAGAGCAGGGCGACCTGCCGTCGCTAAGCTACGGCGCAAGAGAGCAAATGGGGCTGATCAGCCGCCTGGCCTACGCCGACCTGCTGCGCGAAGCTGGCAAACCCACCCTCATAATCCTGGACGACGCCCTGGTCCACAGCGACTCCCAGCGCCTGGACCAAATGAAACGCATCCTGTTCGACGCCGCCCGCCGTCACCAGGTGCTGTTGTTCTCCTGTCATCCGGAGAACTGGAGGGATCTGGGGGCTACGCCGAAGGATTTGCAGGCTTTAAAGGTTGGATACAGTGCTCCGGCTAGTGGTGACAGGGGGGCTGAACGTGGAGGAGCCGCCTCCAGCAACTGCTGA
- a CDS encoding RNA polymerase sigma factor, with the protein MKSELTEVLPQLRRFAYSLTGSMDEADDLLQSTVERALNRTVPEGVELTKWLFRVCRNLWIDGYRAQKVRQEATLQPQLQEREIVDGERAMASEVELEQVSRAMDQLPDDQRLVLSLVAVQGLSYKEAAATLEIPPGTVMSRLARARTALIESLNLPAARTSS; encoded by the coding sequence ATGAAAAGCGAATTGACCGAGGTATTGCCTCAGCTCAGGCGGTTTGCCTACTCGCTCACCGGGTCGATGGATGAGGCGGACGACCTGCTGCAGAGCACGGTAGAGCGGGCGCTGAACCGTACTGTACCCGAAGGAGTGGAATTGACGAAATGGCTGTTCCGGGTTTGCCGGAATTTGTGGATCGACGGTTACCGCGCCCAGAAGGTCCGCCAGGAAGCGACCTTGCAGCCGCAATTGCAGGAGCGCGAAATTGTCGACGGAGAGCGGGCCATGGCGAGCGAAGTCGAACTCGAGCAGGTCAGCCGCGCCATGGACCAGTTGCCGGACGATCAGCGATTGGTGCTGTCGTTGGTGGCCGTCCAGGGCCTGTCCTACAAGGAGGCGGCCGCCACGCTGGAAATACCCCCGGGCACCGTGATGAGCCGCCTGGCTCGCGCTCGAACTGCTCTCATAGAAAGCCTGAACTTACCTGCAGCGAGGACCAGCTCATGA
- a CDS encoding metallophosphoesterase family protein has translation MPRFLHTADWQIGRQYSRFAEEDASILADARFTAIETLAALATEQAVDAVLVAGDVFDAQNLSDRTIHRTFQAMAGFTGPWLLLPGNHDAALAESVWTHAQRLSAVPDNVDLLLTPEVRVYQDLGFAVLPAPLTQRQTYNDLTEWFDRADTPEGLLRIGLAHGSVEGQLAEEIDSTNPIAADRAATARLDYLALGDWHGYKTIDARTRYSGTPEQERFKDNGAGQALIVDIERPGAEPQVQSHTTGQFQWIKHQDTLAVASDIERLMTELDALPPRSVVDLTLNGEVDLSGYQTLLHYLGGAEARHRSFQSHLSGLNLIPTEEDIAALHADGYVGEVIGELRERQEGQGEEADTARTALAILAGMLRENGTTSESEQVESAK, from the coding sequence ATGCCCCGCTTTCTCCACACCGCCGACTGGCAGATCGGCCGCCAATACAGCCGCTTCGCCGAAGAAGACGCCTCAATCCTGGCGGACGCCCGCTTCACCGCCATCGAGACGCTGGCCGCCCTGGCCACCGAACAGGCCGTGGATGCCGTCCTCGTCGCCGGGGATGTGTTCGATGCCCAGAACTTATCGGACCGGACCATCCACCGCACCTTTCAGGCCATGGCCGGCTTTACCGGCCCCTGGCTGCTCCTCCCCGGCAACCACGACGCCGCCCTGGCGGAAAGCGTCTGGACTCACGCCCAGCGCCTGAGTGCCGTGCCGGACAACGTCGATCTGCTCCTGACACCGGAAGTCCGCGTCTATCAGGACCTGGGCTTCGCCGTGCTGCCCGCGCCCCTGACCCAGCGGCAGACCTACAACGACCTCACCGAATGGTTCGATCGTGCCGACACCCCCGAAGGCCTGCTGCGCATCGGCCTGGCTCACGGCAGTGTCGAGGGCCAACTGGCCGAGGAAATCGACTCCACCAACCCCATCGCGGCCGACCGGGCCGCCACCGCCCGGCTGGACTATCTGGCCCTGGGGGACTGGCACGGCTATAAAACCATCGACGCCCGCACCCGCTACAGCGGCACGCCCGAGCAGGAGCGGTTCAAAGACAACGGCGCCGGCCAGGCCTTGATTGTCGATATTGAACGGCCCGGTGCCGAGCCCCAGGTGCAGTCCCACACCACCGGCCAGTTCCAATGGATAAAGCACCAAGACACCCTGGCCGTGGCCAGCGATATCGAACGGTTGATGACCGAGCTGGACGCTCTGCCGCCGCGCTCGGTGGTGGACCTGACGCTGAATGGCGAAGTTGACCTGTCCGGCTACCAGACGCTGCTGCACTACCTCGGTGGAGCCGAGGCCCGCCACCGCAGCTTTCAGTCTCACCTGTCCGGGCTGAACCTGATCCCCACCGAGGAGGATATCGCCGCACTGCATGCGGACGGTTACGTGGGCGAGGTTATTGGCGAGCTGCGCGAGCGGCAGGAAGGCCAGGGCGAGGAAGCCGACACCGCCCGCACGGCCCTGGCGATACTGGCCGGCATGCTGCGTGAAAATGGCACGACTTCCGAGAGCGAACAGGTGGAGAGCGCCAAATGA
- a CDS encoding phospholipase effector Tle1 domain-containing protein, which produces MTQVGEGVFVPQPPNSGGDEDDEGKKKLSVRLLLFFDGTANNRTNVEERERNTEVYQVLADQWVDLKAYQSYNNGRSNIALLEAQVDDRTPPNGFDYARKLYVEGAGTEDREADHRKGLAMGTGSTGIDAKVTKGIRLAVGNIRELFQNSGEDSTLKKLTIDLFGFSRGAASARYCIHKLMDAGGEPISEQLEVEGFPADKIEINLVGLFDTVSSHGMSFNNDVKALKLDSIRRANRVIQLEASEEYRSNFSLTTIDSAGGKGQRICLPGAHSDVGGGYRSGPEAQIVYRGHQRDRHSDRDWLLAQGWYRPEELRLPTSRNTLSHVIHAERELVKTSYSKIPLELMAEFIQGEGVSMNSKEFSKLIDLSKESEELRQLQARIKAYVVSAGADSRPEHWQRQDPLLYVIRHQYLHLSAHYSSVGMSPRLHEGQRRRKYHEG; this is translated from the coding sequence ATGACACAGGTGGGAGAGGGCGTGTTTGTGCCCCAGCCGCCCAATAGTGGCGGTGATGAGGATGACGAGGGCAAGAAAAAGCTCAGTGTTCGGCTGTTGTTGTTTTTTGATGGGACGGCCAATAATCGCACGAATGTGGAGGAGCGAGAGAGGAATACTGAGGTGTATCAGGTGTTGGCCGATCAGTGGGTGGATTTAAAAGCTTACCAAAGCTATAACAATGGTAGGTCCAATATTGCTCTGTTGGAGGCGCAAGTCGATGACAGGACGCCACCAAATGGCTTCGACTATGCCCGGAAATTGTATGTCGAAGGTGCTGGCACCGAAGATCGCGAGGCGGACCATCGCAAGGGGTTGGCGATGGGGACGGGCTCTACAGGGATAGACGCTAAAGTAACAAAAGGGATTCGACTTGCCGTTGGAAACATACGAGAGCTGTTTCAGAATTCCGGGGAAGATTCAACTCTGAAAAAGTTGACCATTGATCTATTTGGTTTTAGTCGTGGGGCTGCAAGTGCCCGCTATTGTATCCATAAGCTCATGGACGCAGGCGGTGAGCCAATATCCGAGCAGCTGGAGGTTGAGGGATTTCCCGCCGATAAAATCGAGATCAACCTGGTCGGGCTCTTTGATACTGTTTCCTCCCACGGGATGTCGTTCAATAACGATGTGAAGGCACTAAAGCTGGACTCGATTCGCAGGGCCAATCGCGTTATCCAGCTAGAGGCTTCGGAGGAGTACCGGAGTAACTTCTCCCTGACCACTATTGATAGCGCCGGAGGAAAAGGGCAGCGCATTTGTCTGCCCGGCGCCCATAGCGATGTGGGTGGAGGCTACCGCTCTGGTCCCGAGGCTCAGATCGTCTATCGGGGGCATCAGCGGGATCGCCACAGCGATCGGGACTGGCTTCTGGCGCAAGGCTGGTATCGCCCGGAGGAGCTGAGGTTACCCACATCCCGCAATACATTGAGCCACGTTATCCATGCTGAGCGGGAGCTGGTAAAAACCAGCTATAGCAAAATCCCGCTGGAACTTATGGCGGAGTTTATTCAGGGCGAGGGAGTCAGCATGAACTCGAAAGAATTTTCCAAGCTTATTGACTTGAGTAAGGAATCCGAGGAGCTTCGGCAGCTACAGGCCCGTATAAAGGCCTATGTGGTTTCAGCAGGGGCGGACTCCCGGCCGGAACACTGGCAGAGGCAAGACCCGTTGCTCTATGTGATCCGCCATCAATACTTGCACCTCTCCGCGCACTATTCGAGTGTGGGGATGTCTCCGAGACTTCACGAAGGTCAACGCAGGCGAAAATACCATGAAGGTTAA